The Arctopsyche grandis isolate Sample6627 chromosome 12, ASM5162203v2, whole genome shotgun sequence genome includes the window AGTGTATTGTATTGTAGTATTGAAGTAATGGATGCAAGAGCTATACTTTGGATTAAATTGATGGAGGTGAGATTATGacctaaaattatattaaatcattGTAAGATTACTTTAAGGCAAGATTggattaaaactaataaaacgtATTTCGACGAATTTTGGCATGTTATTTCACAAGGACAGAGACTGGGAGTAACGACGAAATCATTGtggaaatttcaaaatttctgAAAATTTTCGTAGCCAACCATGATTTACATACAAGAGGTAGTTCGAacagtacataatatattaaattattaaattgaactacatattaaatttactttGCGGTATTTTGCTGGGTGATAACTGTTGCGGGAGCGATACTCTCGGCCAAAGTGATGGAGATTAgatttaaaactaaaataatatcGAGGTTGGATAATATCCAAAGcgagatttaaatacacatgtattatttaatatttcgacATAATTTTCACTGCTTTTTTATTGAGGCACGACCAGAGTAATGTGGATGCTGTATATGCCAAAAAATTTCATagccactatacatacatagtggtaATTCGTagccactatacatacatatgcaagttGAGAAAATACATGATATTGAAGTGCtagatttattatacatagtttattcaGCAGTGGTATTTTAGACTTTATTTAGTAATGTAGATAAGATTATGACAAGATATAATCATAGCTGCTCATAATCATTAAATgtagaaatttaaataatatgatataatataatatatagaattatTACAAGTACTTTGCTTTGCGAAAACTTTCATCCTTTTAACTAACGTGATGGAGATAAGATTATGACCtaagatataatatatagctGCTCAAATTCGAAAACGAGATTAAAATAAATCGATCAAACAAATATTTCGATGTACTTTGGATTACATTTTCAGAAGGCGAGAATTGACGAGATATACATAGAATAATGCTGATAATATTGCTAAATCAATTCAGAGTGTGACATCAATTTAAAGTGGaatcttaaataatataatataatatataatagatttaaataatataatacaatatattaagtgttgtatttatttttaagtacttTGCAGTACGATAACTTTCATCAGAACAttccataataaaataaaatagttaatcCAAATAAAATAGTCAATAGGTAATCCAGAACATAATAAAatagttaatattttatttaatttcatcaaatttagtttaattttactaaaaatatttgacCTGCGATACTACAATAGTTGtgtgaaaattcaattcaaaataaattaaataaaaataagtaattagACCAACTTTGGACTTTATGTACGCGAAAGTTGAGGACTATAAGAATTAATAAAAGTTACGAAAACGctgtgaaaattaaatttgaaaacggaattatatgatattttgataggtttattatatttgtattaattcaaattcatttttatcgaataaaatgtatttatacttTGTACTTTGGACTCTTTTTCCAAAGACGAAAACTGAGAGTAATGAAATGCGGATTAAGAATGcttaaatgtttcaaaattaaacatcattttaaaattgtattgaacttaagttaaattatttttaataacattatttaacatactttaTTGTAGcccacatgtacatacatacagtggagCCAGACTGATGATGGTATACACTTATTAcactaatttattaataaaatctaAATTATGGTCCgattaattatatttcaatatattatactatctttattattattgctatatgtattttgatttaatttttataacctacatatatactatataaatatatttatgtttatacaaTACACATGGTTCAATCTTTCCCatcctttaaaataaatatttattattattattaaataaatgtcaaaACCATTTATAACTCTGGCTTTTTTGTTTctctattatatgaatatatttatttttcaaaattcttaaTTACAGAAATAAACGAAATTAAGCGATagttataactttattttaactatgacttatttatttatttaattataaatgaacTTTCACCGGGGGCTAAGATATAactattatttataaaacaccGATTGTTAAAAATTAAAGGCACTAGTGGTCTACTTCGAAAGTAAAACGGAATTAACGAAATTTAAAGTCGATTAAGTGGATATTCCTTTCTATCGTATTTTTTGATAAGATATTTTGCTTATGATTACCGATATCAAGTGTTTTAGTGTTCTTAATTCGGATAACGTTttcgaaaatatgtacatacatataatataatgttaaaaatatctCATTTATAGTGAATCGTCAAAATCGGGTGATATTTTTCGTAATCCATTTATTAGTTCatcaagtattatatgtattatatttaattggtcGGTAAGTCTAAATGCTCATTCTTTTGGTCAGCTATTATCCATGAGAAATTAGGAGCTGAAATTAATagccattaaataaaataaatagttagaATACAAACCTTTGTAGATCAGTTACTGTTTCGAATAAATGGTAAGattaatttaaacatatttaaaataaccaGATGATGTCTTCCTTTAGTCGCTTATAAATATGATTTACGTGATGACAAacattgtaaaaatttaaatttgatttgagAAAtctagaataataaaaaaaacaacgaagCTACAAATATGTCgtgatgtaataaaatttaatattcaatatttccaatatatttccaaatatccaaaaaaaaagaattttcgAAGGGTTatcaatatatcatatatgtatgtacatatatgataagatTATTGATGATTCGATTTAAAGACTGTTCTTACTGATAATTGTGTATGTAATAAACATCAAGTATTACACTTAAACGTTCAAAACTAATGAATTAAAATTCGAAATgtaaaatcatacatacatacatattatgtatgtattaattttataagtGACGTATCTACGAGCATTTATTACTAAATATTCCTTTATTTCTGTAATAAAACCAATTTTTGCCTTTGTTTTTGTGTGTAGAAGTGTTCAACCGAAAGTGTAACgtaatttatgtaaaatctTGGCAAATAATAGATTTTATACCAAAACagcatattttttatgtaagctCTTCTCACAAATGCAATCACACTTTAGTTCGTTATTCAATTCGAATAATGAGTATTCAAAAGTTGCTGTTTCCTTTTATGTGGTGGAAgtgatattttcagaaaatcgtatttttttcataatcttgttattgttattttaaattcgtcTTAAAGATTTCTAATTATTTATTGGTTTTTTAAATAAGATACAAAAAGGTCGATAAAATACACCAATTTCGTGAAGCATAAACATGCCAAAATGCcatattttgattgttttttacaaacctcctttatagttcacttacgattacaattcggAGGGCaatttacctcttatccgatcgttttcatactttgttaTATTGTTcctaatttttttccaataaattaaTGGACACCGGACATTGGTTgaaattgattaaatatttatttgacgaTTTCTTGATGCGACGTAAGTTTCGCACAAAGTAACGTCgttcatatctatgtatgtattatatcgattagaaataatttgtttattttgacaAATGGTTTTTATCGTATTACCATGGAAAAGTTTTCCTTACTCAAAATCATTACcgtaattttttgaaaattatgatgaATTCAGAGTAAAAAGCgcttaattgtttttatttagccATTACATCCAGTGCGTTAGTGTGTATGGAAATTtatgaaatcaaattaaaatgggtaatgaaatatatttcgcggtattgaattttttttcaaattgactaGATATAGTACCTCCAcgtatatgtactttttattttgttatatgttATCTCCTTATCTCTTCAACCACTCATTGGATTTtttatgtcgagacataccattctggtacttctcttcataaatgttgtacacattaaatatattgtatcaGTCATTTTTgaccgattttatttatttatcaatttaaattctTAAGCTATTGAAAATAGTCACAATCGCGGGATAATATCTCAGGATCCCAGGATCGCTTAATTATAATCCCGAAATCTCTGATTAGAAATTATGGCTAGTGATTGAATTCTTATTGCTTGGGATATaacttatttttaatgttaaattaacAGTTTACCAAACTGATAAATAGCTGATCAAATTCATTTATATGATTCAATGTAAATTCTTAAACTCTTGAACaaattcatttatatgtatatatgtacatatgtatgtatgtagatactgatcatttaatttaaaatttactcaCCAATTGAACAAATTGTAACCTTACAAAGGATTTTGTTGCAAAAATTAGAataaatgtacacatgtatttaaaaacacaaaaaatatgtTGGTGAaactaatgaaataaaacagTTTTGTCTGAACTTTCagagaaatatttattaaaatacaaaacatctacTAATATTAAGGTACATGAAATTGATTAAATCttcaataaaaattacttatttatttgtgtatagttatgtataatacaatctaattatctatttattcaaatatttacaattaatataatacacatataaaaatacaattaaaactgtgtattaaaataaaaaaaatatattaaaaatagtgaaTCTTCATCAGATTTTGCATATATATCCAATTTATCATAGCGAAACAATTCTTTATTGCAatagcaaaaataataataaaaatgaacataaaatataaataatatcacaATGTATTCAGAGAATAATATGAAGCTCTTAATTAAACACTCGCCAGTACCACTTGCGATATGTTTGATAAAGCAATCAATATTTACTTGTTCTTCTCCATTTTGCATGGGGACTATGTATCgttgtactatttttattattatattttgaatatcttcaattgaaattttgtaatatttctgGACAGTGGCAATTTGGGGCAAAATTTTGAGTCACTAaggcagcgtttcccaacctgtggtacgcgtaccacttggtggtacgcggttgatggttggtggtacgcgaaaaaaaaacagtaatggcggacatgcaggaatgaatgattgacaatcataaaaatagaattattgtttatatctaatatataatttcgaaagagactttgtaattttgtgtctttgtttgggaacttcgaaaacaaaataaaatttccatgacgacaattcaattggttgaatattatatgtttttcgattcaaataaatttaataaaaaaacaaatgaatatttactattagattcgccatatttaagttgtttatattacaaatattgagcgaaaacaactagttattaataaacattatcaatATGTACAGTTGATGATCAAAAATCTGgtaatcgatacgttttcctcatttttaaatataccgtgttcacgctccaataaataaataacttgaatttgacacttgagaacagttcgataataatcttttatgttccatataaaattgaaagtacatatgtatgaatagaaaattagatttttggaatttatgtatcgaaaatgatcaaactgaagtatttgaaactttacataatttcttatcttgaaacaagagtcgtatgtctcgggatgtacgtgaaaaaataattgaatatttaatagggtTGAAATCGTATTTTAtgcagtgcttccccaaaccttaagaagcaaacaatttgatttcaaacccctttgataatgaacattttcagacagctaccaaggaaaaggagaacttgattaaactttcaaattatagcatttaacaactgaattcgaaataaataaggttattaatgtttggctaggtattagtgaagaatatgaatagctttatgacatagcgcttaaatttctgtcgccgtttactagcactgaactaGTTGAGAGAGCTTTTTCTTCATATATTTCaataagacaaatatagaaattgattgaatccacctccaaatttcatttgaaccaaatttaaaaaataaagtaagtacaaggatctcattaaatttattttgtaaggagatttaaagaaaagaaagcatattatatgtactttgtaattttgtgtttttattagaaccatcaataatattttttatcatcaataatggaagtatgacaagatagtagataaatatattaaactttgagcatattataattgtgactgcgcaatttttttctacaaaatttcttaccaaaacagatctacatattgcgtgtatcctgtcttcacattccttaccatgcaaatactatatataataattacaaaagcaaatttcatgaaatacaatcatttttatatggtggtacaatttagcgttatgaactaccaagtggtacgcgagtcaaaaaaggttgggaaacgctgcactaaagtattattttaatcgtaaattaaattaacaaaaaaattacatactttATCAACTCCACTATTTAGCAGCTGCAGAATACAAGCACTATTGctctttttgtttttaatcaaaTGAAATGCTGACCGATTATCATTGTCTAGAATATTTTGATTGGCTCCGTTGCTTCGAAGTAGTTCGAATGcatccattttattatattccgcAGAATAATGAAGCGCTGTTTTTCCGTCTTCATCGCGAATATCTAAATCGACTCCTTTGTTGATGAGCAGTTTCAGTATTTTAACACTTCCATAAATAGCGGCACAATGGATTGACGAACGACCCTTTTTATCTGGAATATTTGGATTTACTCCCTGGCttaaaactaatttaaatgagtCCACAAAATCCCCCAATGTGAGATAGAAAAGCACTGTTTGACCTTCGTGGTCTGCTGCATTTGGATCAGCTCCCAGATTTAATAACAGTTGAAATATTTcgggtttattatttaatgcaGCACGCATAAGAGGTGTAATCCCGTAATCATCAGGATTATCTATACCGACATTCTTATCGATAAGCTGTTGCACGATATTTGCATTGCCAAAACCTGCAACAAAATGCATCAGAGAATAATTTTCTTCAAATACCTTAAATGGATCTGCTCCTTTGCTTAAAAGCAATTCGAATACATCTGCAGCACAGTTCATTGCGGCATACCCAAGGGCATTTGGGTCTACATCAACCGGTGAATTTGGATCGGCTCCATTGTCTAAGAGCACTCTTATAACTTCAATACTATTATTTCTAACAGCGTAAATTAGAGGTGTCCTGTTATATTGATCATGTTTATCCACGTGCATTCCGTAATTTAATAGATTTTCAATCAAACCTATATGGGAATATTCTGCGGCAACATGGAGAGCAAAACTCTCTATCAACATCGATTTCAAGCGATCGGGATTCGTCTCttctaaatttttaataaatttcttacatTCCTCGATATTTCCCATTCGTACTGCTTTATTAAAACGAGCGTGCAATAAATATTCAGCGTTGTCATTTGGCATCAGAATTTCCACAATCTCAACACGACCATGAAACACGGCAGTATCTATTGAAGATTTTATATCGCTTATTTGATTAGATTCAAGGAGATACTTTACAATTTCTACATGGCCATATCTTGCAGCCATATTTAATGGTGTATTGCCATTAAATTTATCTTCAATATTTACATCGGCACCTTGTTCGACTAAAAATATAACGACATTTATATTACCGTGTTTAATCGCATTGTGTATAGGTTGTGCAGCAAAACATTCATTTATGTAATCTTTAAAATGTCTGAcatttttacaaagtttttCGATCGCAGAAGTATTATTACGATGTGAAGCTAATAATTCTATgggatttttataaaatctgcCATATTTGGATTTATTAAAACAATCTTTCACTATTTGTGAGTAATTGGAAGAATGTTCCCATACGCTCACTATGTGCTCTTCAAAATCACACACTCTTAGTAATTCCAAAGCTTCTCTCAGGACCATCTCTTCGTTCTGCATCTCTTTTAAGTATATTTGTACAGCTTGTTGCACCAGACGATGCACGCTAGCTATTCCATTGTCGAAATTTATCATGCTGTAATCGCGGAGCAGTTCAACAGCGTCGAACAATTTATCCTCTTCGGATTCTAATCTCAAAAATGTTTCTTCGATATCAATATTATCGGGTGCCAGATAtgccattattttaaatatggataGAGCCAATTTACCGCGTTCAACAAACTGTTCTATTTTCTGCATTGTGACTCTCCAAGTTGTCGCTATTGTTCCGTCATATAAGTCATCTTCTCCATTATGTCCTTTGCTGAGAAGTTCTTTCGgttcattattatacaaatctatgtaatcttttattttaaagattttttttgtttttttcctgcttcctttttgattttgattttgaatataTCCAACAGCTTGCCATAGCGCTAACGGTAGCCCACCTAACAAATTAATCAACGATTTAAGATCAGTATCATCTTcatctttcaaatatatttttaagtagaCCATAGCTTCGTCGTTGGAAAATATATCCAAAGCAATCACTTCAATATCTCCCTTGTTACCGATATTCCACTTATGACATCGTGAAGTGATTAAGGTGTATATGCATTTATCAGAGGAACCATTGAAAATGAAATCTTTAATATCTTTGTACTTTTCAGCATTATCAAACACCATGAgtgttttt containing:
- the LOC143919520 gene encoding uncharacterized protein LOC143919520, with the translated sequence MASSSPETTQVYTKLSIEQRLKYFATFFVTELESTLLHHHAILEGTKETSAQFVEGLSDALGVVTTHFGVKGAEKIVKCLQKPSEVIEKNKSLQYHELVYGYNESKNDARRVFVEIAINLFESFEFQLAGITSQRGPQKALQRVAIDAAERLLNYYKSHGTSYSDNKILRKFHKGWNNTTKTLKPELPASKDFILNAQMVVEGKSKSKSDIIPDEIYKPGYEITFECSKCNEIIFGWKTTSLFDKIGVAVKKQSSDDYDLFEESTSRCEKYGYRRLLPDEKLKKKFYPSNEKCKTSCMRPQYPNRGDFYKTQLEVVLKFINDDDETAIRKRILQLTEKTQKYLVHIKDEVEKQNIENRNHVSMAIDTLIYHLTDIITKGNRGILDNQVDIMKVVADTNRIVHQLTDQKNKCEAVSFRVKAPVTSFVGREKKLKQLHEAITKTAVAVISQTVSVVGLGGIGKTETAKKYVDINKEYYHNIVLINAEKSETLLESFEKLADRMGIKLFLNENNMRRRDIKDIVEDVYLHFEKNGKTLMVFDNAEKYKDIKDFIFNGSSDKCIYTLITSRCHKWNIGNKGDIEVIALDIFSNDEAMVYLKIYLKDEDDTDLKSLINLLGGLPLALWQAVGYIQNQNQKGSRKKTKKIFKIKDYIDLYNNEPKELLSKGHNGEDDLYDGTIATTWRVTMQKIEQFVERGKLALSIFKIMAYLAPDNIDIEETFLRLESEEDKLFDAVELLRDYSMINFDNGIASVHRLVQQAVQIYLKEMQNEEMVLREALELLRVCDFEEHIVSVWEHSSNYSQIVKDCFNKSKYGRFYKNPIELLASHRNNTSAIEKLCKNVRHFKDYINECFAAQPIHNAIKHGNINVVIFLVEQGADVNIEDKFNGNTPLNMAARYGHVEIVKYLLESNQISDIKSSIDTAVFHGRVEIVEILMPNDNAEYLLHARFNKAVRMGNIEECKKFIKNLEETNPDRLKSMLIESFALHVAAEYSHIGLIENLLNYGMHVDKHDQYNRTPLIYAVRNNSIEVIRVLLDNGADPNSPVDVDPNALGYAAMNCAADVFELLLSKGADPFKVFEENYSLMHFVAGFGNANIVQQLIDKNVGIDNPDDYGITPLMRAALNNKPEIFQLLLNLGADPNAADHEGQTVLFYLTLGDFVDSFKLVLSQGVNPNIPDKKGRSSIHCAAIYGSVKILKLLINKGVDLDIRDEDGKTALHYSAEYNKMDAFELLRSNGANQNILDNDNRSAFHLIKNKKSNSACILQLLNSGVDKVCNFFVNLIYD